The following are from one region of the Micromonas commoda chromosome 12, complete sequence genome:
- a CDS encoding D-isomer specific 2-hydroxyacid dehydrogenase (Contains Pfam domain 2-Hacid_dh_C D-isomer specific 2-hydroxyacid dehydrogenase, NAD binding domain is inserted into the catalytic domain, the large dehydrogenase and D-lactate dehydrogenase families in SCOP), with product MASAPPNPPHGVPTTLLVVTKPELLASAPLARITSGTDPRFPTARFDVRVATKLEDFPREITQARDGCPVALLWWFGDPNVMGGVLRSPCAERVTWIHSGSAGVEHILNTQPEVRAHPAPMTNARGAFSASLGEWAIFASMWFAKKVNAMRKSQAAGRWMRDTVGMLKGKTMSIVGYGDIGRACAERAKAFGMRVVALRRDPNKFAPQDERVVDEMLPLTELRRAMEEGDFVVLALPHTPQTEKMINAGAVASMKRTGVLINVGRGAVVDEDALVDALREGRIGGAGLDVTAVEPLPTGHPFYALDNVLLSFHCADLTDDYYELTMETFVEHARAYVGDGGRGWNLVDKTAGY from the coding sequence ATGGCATCCGCGCCCCCCAACCCGCCGCACGGCGTCCCCACCACCCTCCTCGTGGTCACCAagcccgagctcctcgcgtccgcgccgctcgcgcgcatcACCTCGGGCACCGATCCGCGCTTCCCGaccgcgcgcttcgacgTCAGGGTGGCGACGAAGCTCGAGGACTTCCCGCGGGAGATCACGCAAGCGCGCGATGGGTGCCCCGTCGCGCTGCTGTGGTGGTTCGGCGACCCAAACGTCATGGGCGGCGTGCTCcggtcgccgtgcgcggAACGCGTGACGTGGATCCACTCGGgcagcgcgggggtggagcACATCTTAAACACCCAGccggaggtgcgcgcgcacccggcgccgatgaccaacgcgcgaggcgcgttcagcgcgagcctcggcgagtgGGCCATCTTCGCGTCGATGTGGTTCGCCAAGAAGGTGAACGCCATGCGCAAGTCGCAAGCCGCCGGCCGTTGGATGAGAGACACCGTGGGGATGCTCAAGGGAAAGACGATGTCCATCGTGGGGTACGGGGACATCGGGCGGGCGTGCGCGGAGCGGGCCAAGGCGTTTGGCATGCGCGTCGTGGCGCTGCGACGGGATCCAAACAAGTTCGCGCCGCaggacgaacgcgtcgtcgacgagatGCTCCCGCTGACGGAGCTGcgtcgcgcgatggaggagggcgatttcgtcgtcctcgcgctgccCCACACGCCTCAGACGGAGAAGATGAtcaacgcgggcgcggtggcaTCGATGAAGCGAACGGGGGTGCTCATCAacgtcgggcgcggtgccgtggtggacgaggacgcgctcgtggacgcgctTCGGGAGGGAAggatcggcggcgcgggcttggacgtcaccgcggtggaGCCCCTCCCAACCGGACACCCTTTTTACGCTCTCGACAACGTGCTCTTGAGCTTTCACTGCGCGGACCTCACGGACGATTACTACGAGCTCACTATGGAGACGTTCGTggagcacgcgcgcgcctacgtcggcgacggcgggcgcgggtggaaCCTGGTCGACAAAACCGCGGGATACTGA
- a CDS encoding hypothetical protein (Contains Pfam domain SUI1 In budding yeast (Saccharomyces cerevisiae), SUI1 is a translation initiation factor that functions in concert with eIF-2 and the initiator tRNA-Met in directing the ribosome to the proper start site of translation PUBMED:1729602) — MPLEPVEVEYCSLCGCPPEYCENAGCKRVKLEKEMEGASVCDEPPVDAPAAEGDAPAAEGEEKKEGGKKKKEKKAKGVTITRTTRNKKKTITNVAGLEHYPEVKIAECAKTLGKKFACGASVTKGPTGKDEIDVQGDFSHEIADLLAEKFGVDRETTKVVDKGRH; from the coding sequence ATGCCGCTCGAGCCCGTGGAGGTGGAGTACTGCTCCCTGTGCGGTTGCCCGCCGGAGTACTGCGAGAACGCGGGGTGCAAGCGCGTCAAGCTGGAGAAGGAAATGGAGGGCGCCTCCGTCTGTGACGAGccgccggtggacgcgcccgccgccgagggcgacgcgcccgcggcggagggcgaggagaagaaggagggcgggaagaagaagaaggagaagaaggcgaagggcGTGACCATCACGCGAACCACGCGGAACAAGAAGAAGACCATCACCAACGTCGCGGGCCTCGAGCACTACCCGGAGGTGAAGATCGCCGAGTGCGCCAAGACGCTCGGGAAGAAGTTCGCGTGCGGAGCGTCCGTGACCAAAGGACCGACGGGCAAGGACGAGATCGACGTGCAGGGGGACTTCTCGCACGAGATCGCCGATCTCCTCGCGGAGAAGTTCGGGGTCGACAGGGAGACGACAAAGGTGGTGGACAAGGGCAGGCACTGA
- a CDS encoding predicted protein, whose protein sequence is MATDNASVPPHAAHVPRVLFERIARDPASAGRPHAFTADAAVVAVDICGYVPMTARAMLGVLRRERSVVRPERLRGSFGSSSSSFDRSFDGDVDVGDEPARRSWSPRSSGSSSPGSERDDLICHMSVAGLTGEEARNVVSACFAAVIEEIHRRGGDVLKFAGDALFAAWIATERESLGDCVARATRCALAVHARVAAGDDQKPAQTQKPGMTGTTTKTELKVCVGAGRLCAFNVGGVGGKWEFVCAGEPLAQIARVMPAATGGGTLVSEEAFLAFSAKSPRSSSRVGRNVRFAAADTERGYRLVTLGPCDDEEEDDEDDDEGDVARRRRRTTVTPTPEDIAARHAPGAPNERAEWTAAVAAACASHVPPPAEGGGAPLASIDPGTHGRGGIHHSDPSLDECQWIGSIRRCSVAFVHFEGVDLNDVDERTGACLGLPSLQRAVVTMQRALSRTRGASRQVLVDERGSALVAVFGADASERQSSGNGINDEPSTDPYGADGVGRSIRGVSDACAASNTCASDATLAAVDIARELRGVGLRVACGVSTGDAFCGLVGSIDRCEWAVYGDVANVAARLCHHERNAGVLVCDATRDACEEETRTREGGSGNVDFFETASPLRIKGKRRAVVAHEPRARDPASDPSSEASPRLTTGSRRLRRTGSLAAELDTLRRRMDAMPGDVRRVARTAAVIGGDVDVELLADIVERTSYMSNERGHHVRRRVDACVRVLTERGVLVEVSGGPNGRANRGGCATVRFADELTRKVTYSSLTDAARRPLHGAVAAAREVALGVGSGPVRGGIGTIRGGRRVGSRTLGPEDASELAYHWNRAGRVDRADEYLELETEEEEAAALGEEDALDIGDLSEVTVTLSLDGEKGGEGGSRRRKGCFAGLFR, encoded by the coding sequence ATGGCGACGGACAATGCGAGCGTCCCTccgcacgcggcgcacgtTCCGCGCGTGCTCttcgagcgcatcgcgcgcgaccccgccTCGGCTGGTCGCCCTcacgcgttcaccgcggacgccgccgtggttgCCGTCGACATCTGCGGGTACGTGCCGATGACCGCCCGCGCCATGTTGGGGGTGCTGCGAAGGGAGCGGAGCGTCGTGAGGCCGGAACGGCTCCGCGGCTCGttcggctcgtcgtcgtcgtcgttcgatcggtccttcgacggcgacgtcgacgttgGGGACGAACCCGCGCGAAGGTCATGGTCCCCCCggtcgtccgggtcgtcctcCCCCGGgtccgagcgcgacgatctcATTTGCCACATGAGCGTCGCGGGGCTGaccggcgaggaggctcgaaacgtcgtctccgcgtgcttcgccgccgtcatcgaAGAGAtccatcgacgcggaggggaCGTGCTCAAGTTCGCGGGGGACGCCCTGTTCGCCGCTTggatcgcgacggagcgcgagTCCCTCGGCGACTGCGTCGCTCGAGCCACGCGatgcgccctcgccgtgcacgcgcgcgtcgccgcgggcgacgaccaAAAACCCGCGCAAACCCAAAAACCGGGGatgacggggacgacgacgaagaccgAGCTGAAGGtctgcgtcggcgccggcagGCTGTGCGCGTTcaacgtcggcggcgtcgggggtaAGTGGGAGTTTGTGTGCGCGGGCGAGCCCCTGGCGCAGATCGCGCGCGtgatgcccgcggcgacggggggcggTACGCTCGTCAGCGAAGAGGCGTTTTTGGCGTTTTCGGCGAAAAGCCCTCGCAGTTCCTCCCGGGTTGGCCGGAACGttcgcttcgccgcggctgacaCCGAGCGCGGGTACCGACTCGTCACACTCGGTCCATGCGATGACGAGGAagaggatgacgaggacgacgacgaaggagacgtcgcgaggaggaggaggaggacgacggtgacgccgacCCCCGAGGACATCGCCGCTCGCCACGCCCCCGGGGCGCCGAATGAACGAGCCGAGtggaccgccgccgtggccgctgcgtgcgcgtcgcacgtcccgccgcccgcggaaggaggaggagctccttTGGCTTCTATTGATCCGGGTACTCACGGCCGCGGAGGGATCCATCACTCGGATCCATCGCTCGACGAGTGCCAGTGGATCGGCTCGATTCGTCGGTGCTCCGTGGCGTTTGTTCACTTTGAGGGCGTCGACTTGAACGACGTAGACGAGCGCACCGGGGCGTGTCTCGGGCTCCCGTCGCTGCAACGAGCGGTCGTAACGATGCAACGGGCGCTGAgtcggacgcggggggcgtcgaggcAGGTGCTGGTAGACGAGAGGGgatccgcgctcgtcgcagTCTTCGGAGCGGACGCCTCCGAGCGCCAATCTTCGGGAAACGGCATAAATGATGAGCCTTCGACGGATCCGTACGGCGCCGATGGGGTCGGTCGATCCATTCGCGGCGTctccgacgcgtgcgccgcctccaacACGTGCGCCTCGgacgccaccctcgccgccgtggacatcgcgcgcgaacttcgcggcgtcggcctccGGGTCGCGTGCGGCGTGAGCACGGGGGACGCGTTCTGCGGGTTGGTTGGATCGATCGATCGATGCGAGTGGGCCGTGtacggggacgtcgcgaacgtcgcggcgaggctgtgCCACCACGAGCGCAACGCGGGTGTGCTGGtgtgcgacgcgacgcgagacgcgtgcgaggaggagacgcgcACCCGCGAGGGGGGGAGCGGGAACGTGGATTTTTTcgagacggcgtcgccgctgcggaTCAAGGGCAAGCGTCGCGCCGTGGTCGCGCacgagccccgcgcgagggacccggcgAGCGACCCGTCATCGGAGGCGAGCCCGCGCCTGACCACCGGTAGCCGGCGGCTCAGACGCACCgggagcctcgcggcggagctcgataCGCTCAGGCGACGGATGGACGCGATGCCGGGGGATGTGCGGCGGGTGGCGAGaaccgcggcggtcatcggcggcgacgtcgacgtcgaactcCTCGCGGACATAGTCGAGCGGACGTCGTACATGTCGAACGAACGCGGACATCacgtacggcgccgcgtggacgcgtgcgtgaGGGTACTgaccgagcgcggcgtgctcgtGGAGGTATCCGGGGGACCAAACGGCAGGGCGAATCGGGGCGGTTGCGCGACGGTGAGGTTCGCGGATGAGCTCACGCGAAAGGTGACGTACAGCtcgctcaccgacgcggcgcggcggccgctgcacggcgcggtggcggcggcgagggaggtcGCGCTCGGGGTGGGTTCCGGGCCGGTTCGGGGAGGGATCGGAACGATCCGGGGCGGTCGTCGCGTTGGGTCTCGAACTCTGGGCCccgaggacgcgagcgagctgGCGTACCACTGGAACAGAGCCGGAAGGGTCGATCGCGCGGACGAgtacctcgagctcgagacggaggaggaggaggcggcggcgttgggaGAGGAGGACGCGTTGGACATCGGGGACTTGTCGGAGGTGACCGTCACGCTGTCTCTCGACGGGGAaaaaggcggcgaaggcgggtCTCGCCGGAGGAAAGGGTGCTTCGCCGGGCTCTTCCGGTGA
- a CDS encoding predicted protein has product MAAHEATAPRAIVARSIARATAGRRPRAGPKGAVASRIQPGPGGHPRSDGDVAPETSSSRRGRRDALLASFLAVTLRGSSARATDAASASAEDRAPAACGSCEGVVDGTLGRCEGFGRDDCRSCFDDRPPYFVAPWEYEGSAADAARAIEDAVVATGGRVLASTNEAGDDGGKGERDGYVVGVFGGDDSIVLEFYIDESAAACVVRGTRRAPTRPTLTVPRFDSPLDRQLELVRAELRWLEVPVLRNRKINALVGMETPWDDFGPPPPPTMEEMYGADARRLDDPLQ; this is encoded by the coding sequence atggcggcgcacgaggccaccgcgccgcgcgcgatcgtcgctcgctcgatcgcgcgcgcgaccgcgggcaggcgaccgcgcgcgggtccgaagggcgcggtcgcctcgcggATACAGCCCGGTCCCGGTGGGCACCCTCGCAgcgatggcgacgtcgctcccgagacgtcgtcgtcgagacgcGGTCGCAgggacgcgctgctcgcgtccttcctcgcggtgacgctccgcggctcgagcgctcgcgccacggatgccgcgtccgcgtccgccgaggaccgcgcccccgcggcgtgcggcTCGTGCGAGGGGGTCGTGGACGGGACGCTGGGCCGATGCGAGGGGTTCGGAAGGGACGACTGCAGGAGCTGCTTCGACGATCGACCGCCGTACTTCGTCGCGCCTTGGGAGTACGAgggatccgcggcggacgcggcgagggccatcgaggacgccgtcgtcgccaccggcgggcgcgtgttGGCATCGACAAACGAAgcgggcgacgatggcggaaAGGGCGAACGCGATGGGTACGTCGTGGGGGTGTTTGGCGGGGACGACTCAATCGTGCTCGAATTTTACATAgacgagtccgcggcggcgtgcgtggTTCGgggcacgcgccgcgcgccaacgcgccCGACCCTCACCGTCCCGCGGTTCGACTCCCCGCTCGATCgccagctcgagctcgtccgcgccgaactGCGATGGCTGGAGGTTCCCGTGCTGAGGAATCGGAAGATCAACGCGTTGGTCGGGATGGAGACGCCGTGGGACGACTtcggaccgccgccgccgccgacgatggagGAGATgtacggcgcggacgccaggAGGCTCGACGATCCGCTGCAGTga